The following proteins are co-located in the Penaeus monodon isolate SGIC_2016 chromosome 10, NSTDA_Pmon_1, whole genome shotgun sequence genome:
- the LOC119577755 gene encoding transcription elongation factor 1 homolog isoform X1: MVCSKSPGTMGRRKSKRKPPPKRKNIEPLDTQFNCSFCNHEKSCEVKMDKPRNAGRVSCRVCLEDFQCTINYLSEAVDVYNEWIDACESAN; the protein is encoded by the exons ATG GTCTGCTCTAAAAGCCCAGGGACCATGGGACGCCGCAAGTCAAAGAGGAAGCCTCCCCCCAAAAGGAAGAACATTGAACCCTTAGACACGCAGTTCAATTGCTCATTTTGTAACCACGAGAAATCTTGTGAGGTTAAGAT GGACAAACCACGAAATGCTGGAAGGGTCTCGTGCCGTGTTTGTCTGGAGGACTTCCAGTGTACTATTAATTATCTCTCTGAAGCTGTTGATGTCTACAATGAATGGATTGATGCTTGTGAATCTGCTAATTGA
- the LOC119577755 gene encoding transcription elongation factor 1 homolog isoform X2, which translates to MGRRKSKRKPPPKRKNIEPLDTQFNCSFCNHEKSCEVKMDKPRNAGRVSCRVCLEDFQCTINYLSEAVDVYNEWIDACESAN; encoded by the exons ATGGGACGCCGCAAGTCAAAGAGGAAGCCTCCCCCCAAAAGGAAGAACATTGAACCCTTAGACACGCAGTTCAATTGCTCATTTTGTAACCACGAGAAATCTTGTGAGGTTAAGAT GGACAAACCACGAAATGCTGGAAGGGTCTCGTGCCGTGTTTGTCTGGAGGACTTCCAGTGTACTATTAATTATCTCTCTGAAGCTGTTGATGTCTACAATGAATGGATTGATGCTTGTGAATCTGCTAATTGA
- the LOC119578188 gene encoding eggshell protein-like translates to MGVVERRGLVEVGGGGCVNDPVGGGCVNDPVGGGCVNDPVGGGCVNDPVGGGCVNDPVGGGCVNDPVGGGCVNDPVGGGCVNDPVGGGCVNDPVGGGCVNDPVGGGCVNDPVGGGCVNDPVGGGCVNDPVGGGCVNDPVGGGGVNDPKEEVV, encoded by the exons ATGGGGGTAGTTGAAAGACGCGGACTTGTGGAAGTGGGAG GAGGAGGTTGTGTAAATGACCCCGTAGGAGGAGGTTGTGTAAATGACCCCGTAGGAGGAGGTTGTGTAAATGACCCCGTAGGAGGAGGTTGTGTAAATGACCCCGTAGGAGGAGGTTGTGTAAATGACCCCGTAGGAGGAGGTTGTGTAAATGACCCCGTAGGAGGAGGTTGTGTAAATGACCCCGTAGGAGGAGGTTGTGTAAATGACCCCGTAGGAGGAGGTTGTGTAAATGACCCCGTAGGAGGAGGTTGTGTAAATGACCCCGTAGGAGGAGGTTGTGTAAATGACCCCGTAGGAGGAGGTTGTGTAAATGACCCCGTAGGAGGAGGTTGTGTAAATGACCCCGTAGGAGGAGGTTGTGTAAATGACcccgtaggaggaggaggtgtaaatGACCCAAAGGAGGAGGTTGTGTAA
- the LOC119577756 gene encoding 60S ribosomal protein L14-like — MFVKIGVYIRLPLSGDVQRPSRSRRKSATMPFKKFAQIGRVIYINEGQYKGKLAVIVDIIDTNRALIDGPSHGVPRQQFKFCEMRLTTYVLKICRGMRTKLIRSAWEAAKISEKFEASTWNKNIKKGLLRASMTDFDRFKLGRAKQARNKIVKSAYLRLKKNILIAKRPTVKAARKVRGQKLAKKKELKEKKPKTWKPRKTRGPRAARNKDGKPAKTVKAAK; from the exons ATGTTCGTCAAAATTGGTGTTTACATTCGACTTCCTCTGTCCGGTGACGTGCAGAGGCCTTCACGAAGTCGGCGAAAGAGCGCGACCATG CCTTTCAAAAAGTTTGCCCAGATTGGGCGTGTGATTTACATCAATGAAGGGCAGTACAAGGGCAAGCTTGCTGTCATTGTCGACATTATTGACACCAACAGG GCCCTCATTGATGGACCTAGCCATGGAGTCCCACGGCAGCAGTTCAAGTTCTGTGAGATGAGACTGACAACCTATGTG TTGAAAATTTGTCGTGGTATGAGGACCAAGTTGATCAGGTCAGCCTGGGAAGCAGCAAAGATCAGTGAGAAATTTGAAGCCTCTACTTGGAACAAGAACATCAAGAAGGGATTGCTT CGTGCCAGTATGACAGACTTCGATAGGTTCAAGCTTGGCCGTGCAAAGCAAGCTAGGAACAAGATTGTCAAGTCTGCATATCTGCGTTTGAAGAAGAACATCCTGATTGCCAAGCGACCAACAGTAAAGGCAGCCAGGAAAGTAAGGGGACAGAAATTGGCTAAGAAGAAGGAACTCAAGGAGAAGAAGCCTAAGACCTGGAAACCTAGGAAGACCAGAGGCCCCAGGGCAGCCAGGAACAAGGACGGCAAGCCTGCAAAGACAGTCAAGGCTGCAAAGTAG
- the LOC119577758 gene encoding 40S ribosomal protein S24-like isoform X2 → MPFASAAITFFSVFRQTRPTMGKESEPKATVRTRKFMTNRLLNRKQMVVDVLHPGRSTVPRNEIRTKLAKMYKTTSDVVFPFGFKTAFGGGKSTGFALIYDTLDYAKKLEPKYRLERQALIEVKKTARKQRKERKNRMKKARGTAKAKLASATKKK, encoded by the exons ATGCCTTTTGCGTCGGCGGCCATAACGTTCTTTTCCGTCTTTCGCCAAACGCGACCAACCATGGGCAAGGAG tcGGAACCCAAGGCGACAGTTCGCACCAGGAAGTTCATGACCAATCGGCTCTTGAACAGAAAACAAATG GTTGTTGACGTCCTGCATCCAGGGCGATCAACTGTCCCCAGGAATGAGATCAGAACCAAACTTGCAAAG atgtaCAAGACCACCAGTGATGTTGTCTTTCCCTTTGGCTTCAAGACTGCCTTTGGTGGTGGTAAGAGCACAGGTTTTGCTCTTATTTATGACACACTAGACTATGCCAAGAAACTGGAGCCCAAGTACCGCCTTGAAAGG cAAGCTCTCATTGAGGTCAAGAAAACCGCTCGGAAGCAGAGGAAAGAGCGCAAGAACAGGATGAAGAAGGCTCGTGGTACAGCGAAGGCGAAATTGGCCTCTGCCACAAAGAAG AAG TAA
- the LOC119577758 gene encoding 40S ribosomal protein S24-like isoform X1 — protein MPFASAAITFFSVFRQTRPTMGKESEPKATVRTRKFMTNRLLNRKQMVVDVLHPGRSTVPRNEIRTKLAKMYKTTSDVVFPFGFKTAFGGGKSTGFALIYDTLDYAKKLEPKYRLERQALIEVKKTARKQRKERKNRMKKARGTAKAKLASATKKKK, from the exons ATGCCTTTTGCGTCGGCGGCCATAACGTTCTTTTCCGTCTTTCGCCAAACGCGACCAACCATGGGCAAGGAG tcGGAACCCAAGGCGACAGTTCGCACCAGGAAGTTCATGACCAATCGGCTCTTGAACAGAAAACAAATG GTTGTTGACGTCCTGCATCCAGGGCGATCAACTGTCCCCAGGAATGAGATCAGAACCAAACTTGCAAAG atgtaCAAGACCACCAGTGATGTTGTCTTTCCCTTTGGCTTCAAGACTGCCTTTGGTGGTGGTAAGAGCACAGGTTTTGCTCTTATTTATGACACACTAGACTATGCCAAGAAACTGGAGCCCAAGTACCGCCTTGAAAGG cAAGCTCTCATTGAGGTCAAGAAAACCGCTCGGAAGCAGAGGAAAGAGCGCAAGAACAGGATGAAGAAGGCTCGTGGTACAGCGAAGGCGAAATTGGCCTCTGCCACAAAGAAG AAG AAGTAA